In a genomic window of Oncorhynchus kisutch isolate 150728-3 linkage group LG9, Okis_V2, whole genome shotgun sequence:
- the LOC116375247 gene encoding secretory phospholipase A2 receptor-like, with translation MMLQPLRQLLEMTMHLFTGLFTLSSCQYHYVRDPKNWTEAQRYCREKYTDLATVSNMEDMNRLNHLTTDSGYDGAVWIGLKKGQYSRWQWSLADIDHYSKGQTQFSEFWDQNQPGNLNEDCGVMTNSGKWHDYFCTTQHFPVCYDGTKPPAGHFLMVQQLMTWREAQLYCRKHHTDLASVRNQTENKEICNVAGSNNVWVGLFKDTWTWSDQSNSSFRYWVDRQLNESCAAWNRSTSGQWIDRECLKECPFVCYGNPRPPTVKKIQVVRVRMTPDPNMDLNDAKKREAILQQIKEKMKANGMTWNFELRWKEQPGEKVFHKEEKKENDREKKREPKNKEEL, from the exons atgatgttgcagccCTTGAGGCAGTTACTTGAGATGACAATGCACCTCTTCACAGGGCTCTTCACACTATCCTCCTGTCAGTATCACTATGTAAGGGACCCTAAAAACTGGACTGAAGCACAGAGGTACTGCAGAGAGAAGTACACGGACCTGGCCACCGTAAGCAACATGGAGGATATGAACAGACTGAACCACTTGACTACAGACAGCGGTTATGATGGCGCAGTGTGGATAGGACTGAAGAAGGGACAGTATTCCAGGTGGCAGTGGTCTCTGGCAGACATAGACCACTATAGTAAGGGACAGACTCAGTTTAGTGAATTTTGGGACCAAAACCAGCCAGGCAATTTGAATGAAGATTGTGGTGTCATGACGAATTCTGGAAAATGGCACGACTATTTTTGTACTACTCAACACTTTCCAGTGTGCTACGACG GGACTAAGCCTCCAGCTGGTCATTTCCTAATGGTTCAACAGCTAATGACCTGGAGGGAGGCTCAGCTCTACTGCAGGAAGCACCACACAGACCTGgccagtgtgaggaaccagactGAGAACAAAGAGATCTGTAACGTGGCCGGGAGTAACAACGTTTGGGTCGGCCTGTTCAAAGACACCTGGACGTGGTCGGACCAGAGTAACTCCTCGTTCAGATACTGGGTCGACAGACAACTGAACGAGTCCTGCGCTGCTTGGAATCGTAGTACCTCAGGCCAATGGATAGACAGAGAATGTCTGAAGGAATGTCCCTTTGTTTGCTACGGTA aCCCAAGACCCCCAACAGTCAAGAAGATACAGGTAGTGAGAGTGCGGATGACCCCAGACCCAAACATGGACCTGAATGATGCTAAGAAGAGGGAGGCCATTTTACAGCAG ATAAAGGAGAAAATGAAGGCCAATGGGATGACTTGGAACTTCGAACTGAGATGGAAAGAGCAGCCAGGTGAAAAGGTCTTCCACaaggaagagaagaaagagaacgacagagagaaaaaaagggagCCGAAAAATAAGGAAGAGCTTTGA